The following proteins come from a genomic window of Lolium rigidum isolate FL_2022 chromosome 5, APGP_CSIRO_Lrig_0.1, whole genome shotgun sequence:
- the LOC124657500 gene encoding uncharacterized protein At1g76070-like, producing MERKPSKHARSRSGAGAALAAFLRSTAASFSSSTTNFTARAGNKSSFNHRNAFSGPMVSIVPPEARGAAGRRRGTKNQGGTGSGYRTPEASSPKVSCIGQIKRSKSSSKARKNKSRKAAKPAPLACGMDGGACPLPPRHPPATAASRPKSSLVRRMLFRRTRSRPSSSSTKPISAAPDGFKGRRSSVAAAPAGGLGQMKRFTSGRAALQDFDWTTDDDEHADADGYGYDSYEDDGFVAHSAPLVLGGGVVASEPRKEVNLWRRRPMSPPTPLQLPSK from the coding sequence ATGGAGAGGAAGCCGAGCAAGCACGCGAGGTCCCggagcggcgccggcgccgccctggCGGCCTTCCTGCGGTCCaccgcggcctccttctcctcctccaccaccaactTCACAGCCCGCGCCGGGAATAAGTCCTCCTTCAACCACCGCAACGCCTTCTCCGGCCCCATGGTCTCCATCGTCCCTCCCGAGGCGCGCGGCGccgcggggaggaggagggggaccaaGAACCAGGGCGGGACCGGCAGCGGGTACCGGACGCCCGAGGCGTCGTCGCCCAAGGTCTCCTGCATCGGCCAGATCAAGCGGAGCAAGTCCAGCAGCAAGGCCAGGAAGAACAAGAGCCGCAAGGCCGCAAAACCCGCGCCCCTGGCCTGCGGGATGGACGGCGGCGCCTGCCCGCTCCCGCCGCGCCATCCTCCGGCGACCGCTGCCTCCAGGCCCAAGAGCTCGCTCGTGAGGCGGATGCTCTTCCGCCGCACCAGGTCGCGcccctcctcgtcctccaccaAACCCATCTCCGCTGCTCCCGACGGTTTCAAGGGGAGGCGTAGCTCCGTGGCCGCGGCGCCGGCGGGCGGCCTGGGCCAGATGAAGCGGTTCACGAGCGGCCGCGCGGCGCTGCAGGACTTCGACTGGACGACGGACGACGACGAGCATGCGGACGCCGACGGGTACGGCTACGACTCGTACGAGGACGACGGCTTCGTGGCGCACTCGGCGCCGCTGGTGCTCGGCGGCGGGGTGGTGGCGTCCGAGCCCAGGAAGGAGGTCAACCTCTGGCGGCGCCGCCCCATGTCGCCGCCCACCCCGCTGCAGCTCCCCTCAAAGTAG